The following proteins are co-located in the Aurantiacibacter atlanticus genome:
- a CDS encoding NAD(P)/FAD-dependent oxidoreductase, protein MKSVAVVGANLAGGRAVEALRTAGFEGAITLIGEEPWRPYERPPLSKEVLWDPKGSTDELFLHEEAWYEKNRIDLRLGERAEALDLSAGAVQLQGGKLVEADRILLATGGAARRLNMEGADAVNLHYLRTLGDASRMAADLTDGARVVIIGMGVIGAEVAASALKLGCQVTAVEPLAAPMIRALGPQFGHWLGEEHRRQGVDTRFGCGVVAMKVVDERVTAVELDDGSQVECDAVVVGIGIDPEISLARDAGLKTSNGIRVDRQCRTSNPMVFAAGDVAEQDGFFGGHIRHETYQNASDQAAAAAMAMLGQEVDYHKPVWYWSDQFDLNIQFCGHIPMDAQVTVRGDMESNVFSAFFQSGGIIEGMLAINNARDMGIGKRLVERRLAADAASLADADFSLRDLLKAPR, encoded by the coding sequence GTGAAGTCAGTTGCTGTAGTTGGAGCCAACCTTGCTGGTGGAAGGGCTGTTGAAGCACTTCGTACGGCAGGGTTCGAAGGTGCAATAACGTTGATTGGCGAGGAGCCTTGGCGTCCTTACGAACGCCCGCCTTTGTCAAAAGAGGTCCTATGGGACCCCAAGGGCTCAACTGACGAACTGTTCCTCCACGAAGAGGCCTGGTACGAAAAAAATCGTATAGACCTCCGCCTTGGGGAGCGCGCCGAAGCACTCGATCTTTCAGCTGGCGCTGTGCAATTGCAGGGCGGAAAGCTGGTCGAAGCGGACCGTATCCTACTTGCCACCGGGGGCGCCGCACGCAGGCTCAATATGGAAGGTGCCGACGCGGTAAACTTGCATTACCTGCGCACCCTCGGTGATGCATCTCGAATGGCGGCAGACCTGACCGACGGGGCCCGTGTTGTAATCATCGGTATGGGTGTGATTGGCGCGGAGGTTGCGGCAAGCGCGCTGAAGCTGGGGTGTCAGGTCACTGCTGTCGAACCACTGGCTGCGCCGATGATTCGTGCGCTTGGTCCACAGTTCGGCCATTGGCTGGGCGAAGAACATCGTCGACAGGGTGTGGATACGCGATTTGGCTGCGGTGTCGTCGCCATGAAGGTGGTTGATGAACGCGTTACGGCTGTTGAACTGGATGATGGTTCCCAAGTCGAATGTGACGCAGTGGTAGTCGGCATCGGAATCGATCCGGAAATCAGCCTTGCTCGGGATGCCGGCCTTAAAACCAGCAATGGCATCCGTGTTGATCGGCAATGTCGCACCAGCAATCCTATGGTATTTGCAGCTGGCGATGTGGCCGAACAGGATGGTTTCTTTGGCGGGCATATTCGCCATGAAACCTATCAGAACGCGTCCGACCAGGCGGCTGCTGCGGCCATGGCGATGCTTGGGCAAGAAGTCGATTACCACAAGCCTGTCTGGTATTGGAGTGACCAGTTTGATCTAAACATCCAGTTCTGCGGGCATATACCAATGGACGCACAAGTTACCGTGCGTGGTGACATGGAAAGCAATGTTTTCAGTGCTTTCTTTCAGTCAGGTGGAATCATCGAGGGAATGCTGGCGATAAACAACGCGCGTGACATGGGCATCGGCAAACGGCTGGTGGAACGCCGTCTGGCAGCAGATGCCGCGTCGCTTGCGGACGCGGATTTCTCTCTGCGAGACTTGCTCAAAGCCCCGCGTTGA
- a CDS encoding 1,6-dihydroxycyclohexa-2,4-diene-1-carboxylate dehydrogenase — MVGNSQAKGRGRFAGKVAIVTGAAQGIGLACARQMAVEGATVVIADRAEDAANAAAEGLLAEGLEASTAVHDLEQRKEAEALYRTVMERHGKIDIAVHNVGGTIWAKPYWEYEPDEIIAEINRSLWPTLWCCHAVLPHMRKAGRGAIVNIGSVATRGVNRVPYAAAKGGVSALTSALSLELSDCGIRVNCVAPGGVNVTRVTPRNPAPPTEADKEGFGEVMEQTLRDTPLGRFGEPHELAAAVCFLAADEASYITGQTLYVAGGGIG; from the coding sequence ATGGTGGGGAATTCTCAGGCAAAGGGACGGGGTAGATTTGCAGGAAAGGTGGCGATCGTAACCGGTGCGGCACAGGGAATTGGTCTCGCCTGCGCCCGCCAGATGGCTGTTGAGGGTGCGACTGTAGTCATCGCGGATCGCGCGGAGGATGCCGCCAATGCAGCTGCCGAGGGGCTATTGGCAGAAGGTCTGGAAGCATCCACCGCAGTCCATGATCTTGAGCAGCGCAAGGAAGCAGAGGCACTCTACCGCACTGTCATGGAGCGTCACGGCAAGATTGACATCGCTGTGCACAATGTCGGCGGGACGATTTGGGCCAAACCCTATTGGGAATACGAGCCCGATGAAATCATCGCTGAGATCAATCGCTCGCTTTGGCCGACCTTATGGTGCTGTCACGCGGTGTTACCACATATGCGAAAGGCCGGCCGTGGCGCGATCGTCAATATCGGTTCAGTCGCCACGCGCGGTGTTAACCGGGTGCCTTATGCGGCAGCCAAGGGCGGCGTGTCCGCACTGACATCCGCTCTTTCACTGGAATTGAGTGACTGTGGTATCCGCGTAAACTGTGTAGCGCCTGGGGGCGTGAACGTGACAAGGGTGACTCCGCGCAATCCAGCCCCACCGACCGAAGCTGACAAGGAAGGCTTTGGTGAGGTTATGGAGCAGACCTTGCGGGACACACCCTTGGGACGTTTTGGCGAACCGCATGAATTGGCAGCCGCAGTCTGCTTCCTTGCTGCGGATGAGGCATCCTATATCACCGGGCAGACATTGTATGTCGCCGGTGGCGGTATTGGCTAA
- a CDS encoding dihydrodipicolinate synthase family protein, with protein sequence MSRELLTADDVKGAWAIVPTPAKQGASDWRATNTVDVDETARMVDGLIKAGVDGILSMGTLGEAATMTYDEKLVFMQTLVDTAAGRVPVFVGTTCINTRDTVALTRKAVDIGATGTMLGIPMWCAPSVDVAVQFYKDVSEAVPDINVAIYANPEAFKFDFPRNFWAQVAEIPQVVTAKYIGVATLLPDLAAIKGRIKLLPIDFDYYGAARMDDSINAFWTSGAVCHPLVSTTLRDLVAQARESGDWSQAKAFMGRLGPTAATLFPNGSFKEFSTYNIALEKARMTAGGWMDAGPCRPPYHLCPEPYLEGARKSGRMWAELGKALENEA encoded by the coding sequence GTGTCGCGTGAACTTCTGACTGCAGATGATGTCAAGGGTGCTTGGGCTATTGTTCCAACACCGGCGAAGCAGGGCGCCTCCGACTGGAGAGCTACGAATACTGTCGATGTCGATGAGACTGCCCGTATGGTTGATGGCTTGATCAAGGCCGGGGTCGATGGGATCCTGAGCATGGGTACGCTTGGTGAAGCCGCGACCATGACTTACGATGAAAAGCTCGTTTTCATGCAGACATTGGTAGATACCGCTGCCGGCAGGGTGCCGGTTTTCGTCGGAACGACCTGTATTAATACTCGCGACACCGTGGCCTTAACTCGTAAAGCTGTTGATATCGGTGCCACCGGGACCATGCTTGGTATTCCCATGTGGTGTGCGCCCAGCGTCGATGTGGCAGTCCAATTCTATAAGGACGTCAGCGAGGCGGTTCCTGATATCAACGTCGCTATCTATGCTAATCCAGAAGCGTTCAAATTTGATTTCCCGCGGAATTTCTGGGCTCAGGTCGCGGAAATTCCCCAGGTTGTCACGGCGAAGTATATCGGTGTCGCAACGCTTCTACCCGATCTTGCAGCAATCAAGGGTCGGATCAAATTGTTGCCGATCGACTTTGATTATTATGGCGCGGCGCGCATGGACGATTCAATCAACGCGTTTTGGACAAGCGGTGCGGTATGTCACCCATTGGTCAGTACGACTCTGCGCGATCTGGTCGCCCAAGCACGCGAAAGCGGCGATTGGAGCCAGGCTAAGGCGTTCATGGGCCGCCTAGGCCCCACCGCCGCCACCCTATTTCCGAACGGAAGCTTCAAGGAGTTTTCGACCTATAATATTGCTCTGGAAAAAGCGCGGATGACAGCAGGTGGCTGGATGGATGCTGGCCCTTGCCGCCCGCCCTATCACTTATGTCCGGAGCCTTACCTGGAAGGCGCTCGCAAATCGGGGCGTATGTGGGCGGAACTGGGCAAGGCACTCGAAAACGAGGCCTGA
- a CDS encoding aromatic ring-hydroxylating oxygenase subunit alpha, with translation MSTETLEWPKNYNEIPKAAFTRKDIYSEEIKRIFHGKEWHPIAHESEVPEPGDFKTVRLTGIPLLIARDEKGEVRVFYNACSHRGNQLETAVMGNKTEFECPYHRWLFDTNGDLVGCPNPREFVPGFDKADYPLAQPRFDSFYGLIFVTFSNETEPLDEYLGDSSETLRELMGGDGRLKLLGYQKVRYDTNWKSYSDNDGYHAPLLHQAFKMLNWQGGKGRQFAVTERGHVCFESALSVASGPSVLKDSELIAFKGQDPSVGSRIVMLFPTFVSTKHLDVINLRFATPIDEETTEVHYAYFAHEDDDEEMVRHRLRQSSNLLGPCGLISMEDASIFHRIHVGNHTPGNAIFQKGVRDPSKLESEFLQNDESGNLPRWEYYRSVMGFERATA, from the coding sequence ATGTCGACGGAAACGTTGGAATGGCCGAAGAATTATAACGAGATTCCTAAGGCTGCATTTACCCGCAAGGATATCTACTCTGAGGAAATCAAACGGATTTTCCACGGCAAGGAATGGCATCCGATCGCGCATGAAAGCGAAGTGCCCGAACCCGGGGATTTTAAAACCGTTCGTTTGACGGGTATCCCTCTGTTGATAGCCAGGGACGAAAAGGGCGAGGTCCGCGTTTTCTACAACGCGTGTTCGCACCGCGGAAACCAGCTCGAAACCGCGGTGATGGGAAACAAGACTGAATTTGAATGTCCCTATCACCGCTGGTTGTTTGATACGAATGGCGATCTCGTTGGCTGTCCTAATCCTCGCGAATTCGTTCCGGGGTTTGACAAGGCGGATTATCCCCTAGCCCAGCCTCGCTTTGACAGCTTTTATGGTCTGATCTTTGTTACATTCTCCAATGAAACAGAGCCGCTTGATGAATATCTTGGTGATTCAAGCGAAACTCTCCGCGAACTGATGGGCGGAGATGGGCGACTGAAGTTGCTGGGCTATCAAAAGGTGCGTTACGACACCAATTGGAAGTCGTATTCGGATAATGACGGATATCACGCGCCGCTGCTGCATCAGGCTTTCAAAATGCTTAATTGGCAAGGGGGCAAGGGACGCCAGTTTGCTGTGACTGAAAGGGGCCATGTGTGCTTCGAATCAGCGCTATCAGTGGCGAGCGGACCAAGCGTTCTCAAAGATTCCGAACTGATCGCCTTCAAGGGACAAGATCCGTCTGTGGGATCGCGCATCGTCATGCTCTTTCCTACTTTCGTTTCGACAAAGCATCTGGATGTTATCAATCTCCGCTTTGCTACGCCGATCGACGAGGAAACGACAGAGGTTCACTATGCCTATTTTGCGCATGAGGACGATGATGAAGAGATGGTGCGACACCGCCTTCGTCAAAGTTCGAACCTGTTGGGGCCTTGCGGACTGATCAGCATGGAGGATGCCTCCATCTTCCACCGCATTCATGTCGGGAATCACACTCCAGGCAATGCGATTTTCCAAAAGGGAGTTCGCGATCCATCAAAACTTGAAAGCGAATTTCTGCAGAATGACGAGAGCGGCAACCTTCCTCGCTGGGAGTATTATCGTTCGGTAATGGGCTTTGAGAGGGCGACGGCGTGA
- a CDS encoding aromatic-ring-hydroxylating dioxygenase subunit beta, with translation MTDIELERILDNLLLADAEALDSKKMESWLSNYAEDETASYYCRSAENTEQGFELGFMFDDRRARLEDRVTYVNEIWAGTFQDYRTRHFVQRIRYEKIDEDNVDVSSNFSVFMTPEDTGVTKVLAAGEYIDTVRLDGNGGAKLLSRRAELDTSVLPRYLIYPL, from the coding sequence GTGACCGACATCGAGTTGGAGAGGATTCTCGATAACCTGTTGCTTGCCGATGCAGAAGCACTCGACAGCAAGAAAATGGAAAGCTGGTTATCCAATTATGCGGAAGATGAAACGGCATCGTATTACTGCCGTTCAGCGGAAAACACCGAGCAGGGCTTTGAACTCGGGTTCATGTTTGACGATCGCCGCGCACGACTGGAAGACCGCGTAACCTACGTTAACGAGATTTGGGCTGGCACTTTTCAAGATTATCGGACCAGGCACTTCGTGCAACGGATCCGCTATGAAAAGATTGACGAAGACAATGTTGATGTCTCGTCCAATTTTTCAGTCTTCATGACGCCGGAGGACACCGGCGTGACGAAGGTTCTGGCGGCAGGTGAATACATCGACACTGTTCGTCTGGATGGGAACGGTGGCGCGAAATTGCTGTCTCGACGCGCTGAGCTGGATACATCGGTCCTGCCAAGGTATCTTATTTACCCACTTTGA
- a CDS encoding IS3 family transposase (programmed frameshift), which translates to MKRTRFSEEQIIGVLKEAEAGAKTADLARRHGVSEATIYNWKSKYGGMEVSDARRLKELESENAKLKRLLADAMLDKAALKDLLGKKVLTPAAQREAVAHLQACHGMSERRACRVIDADRKSVRYRSTRDDDVDLREKLRELANQRRRFGYRRLHILLRREGIMINRKKTQRLYREEGLAVRRRRSRRRAVGTRAPAPVLALPNQRWSLDFVHDQMASGRRFRVLNVVDDVTRECLAAVPDTSISGRRVVRELTALIEQRGKPGMIVSDNGTELTSNAVLAWCGEVGVEWHYIAPGRPMQNGYVESFNGRMRDELLNETLFLSMAHARVEIAAWVEDYNRERPHSSLGYATPAAFAAELDKQWPASLRPTGSATQPIASTALMRKTTARL; encoded by the exons ATGAAGAGAACGAGGTTTTCAGAAGAGCAGATCATTGGCGTGCTGAAGGAAGCGGAGGCGGGAGCCAAGACCGCTGACCTTGCCCGTCGGCACGGTGTATCTGAAGCGACGATCTACAACTGGAAGTCGAAGTATGGCGGGATGGAAGTGTCCGATGCCCGGCGGCTGAAGGAGCTGGAGAGCGAGAACGCGAAGCTGAAGCGTTTGCTGGCCGATGCGATGCTGGACAAGGCGGCGTTGAAGGATCTTCTGG GCAAAAAAGTTTTGACGCCCGCCGCGCAGCGGGAAGCTGTTGCTCATCTCCAGGCGTGCCATGGGATGAGCGAGCGGCGGGCGTGCCGTGTCATCGATGCTGATCGCAAGAGCGTGCGTTACCGTTCCACCCGGGACGATGACGTCGATCTGCGTGAGAAGCTGCGCGAGCTGGCCAACCAGCGTCGCCGGTTCGGCTATCGCCGTCTGCATATCCTGCTGCGCCGGGAGGGGATCATGATCAACCGCAAGAAGACCCAGAGGCTCTACCGTGAGGAAGGCTTGGCGGTCAGGCGACGACGTAGCCGCAGGCGTGCTGTTGGCACAAGGGCACCTGCTCCGGTTCTGGCGCTGCCGAACCAGCGCTGGAGCCTGGACTTTGTTCACGACCAGATGGCTTCGGGAAGACGGTTCCGGGTGCTCAACGTGGTCGATGACGTGACCCGGGAGTGCCTGGCAGCGGTGCCGGACACCTCGATCTCTGGTCGCCGTGTCGTTCGCGAGCTGACCGCACTGATCGAACAGCGCGGCAAGCCAGGCATGATCGTCAGCGACAATGGCACCGAGCTCACCAGCAACGCTGTGCTGGCATGGTGCGGCGAGGTCGGCGTGGAGTGGCATTACATCGCGCCCGGAAGGCCGATGCAGAATGGCTATGTCGAGAGCTTCAATGGCCGGATGCGGGACGAACTGCTCAACGAGACGCTGTTCTTGAGTATGGCCCATGCCCGTGTCGAGATCGCGGCCTGGGTCGAAGACTACAATCGGGAGCGACCACACTCGTCTCTCGGTTACGCAACACCGGCGGCGTTCGCCGCTGAACTGGATAAGCAATGGCCTGCTTCGCTACGCCCTACGGGCTCCGCTACGCAGCCCATTGCTTCAACCGCGCTGATGCGCAAAACAACCGCCCGGCTCTAA
- a CDS encoding Lrp/AsnC family transcriptional regulator, with protein sequence MKINSADIDRTDLKVMRALSANGRASDVQLGETVNLSGTAAARRRRQLEEQGFISSYSAFVDQKKLGFTITVLVLIELSSQSENKLMEFEEAVLRCPFMSYCSFMSGENDFMMLINVRSLDDYNSVYRRELSKLPYVTKIRSNFLLREVAHHPVAPAVLEDNVLL encoded by the coding sequence TTGAAAATCAATTCTGCTGATATCGATCGCACAGATCTCAAGGTGATGCGCGCGCTCAGCGCTAATGGCCGGGCATCCGATGTGCAGCTAGGCGAAACCGTCAATTTGTCAGGCACTGCTGCGGCGAGGCGGCGTAGGCAATTGGAAGAGCAGGGCTTCATATCGAGCTACAGCGCATTTGTGGATCAGAAAAAACTGGGATTCACGATCACAGTCTTGGTGCTGATCGAATTGAGTTCTCAATCAGAGAACAAGCTGATGGAGTTTGAAGAGGCCGTGCTGCGGTGCCCCTTCATGTCCTATTGCAGCTTCATGTCTGGCGAAAACGATTTCATGATGCTGATCAACGTTCGTTCTCTAGATGATTATAACTCGGTATATCGCCGTGAGCTGTCCAAGCTGCCTTACGTCACCAAGATTCGAAGCAATTTTCTCTTGCGCGAAGTCGCTCATCACCCCGTGGCGCCAGCAGTGCTGGAAGATAACGTATTGCTCTAG
- a CDS encoding TonB-dependent receptor domain-containing protein, translating into MKYKVQRNRACRLRLLAGTCGIMFAMQLAPTTAWADETDLEDRTEVADQTPVQNSEDDVAIVVTGSRIVRDGGNAPTPVSVISSEEINLEAPANVADFVNTLPSVSGSQTPVSNSGSLSNGQSGISALNLRSLGQNRTLVLLDGQRSVGSTSTGLVDINTFPQALIERVEVVTGGASSVYGSDAVAGVVNFILKKDFEGIEANYEYGVTTYSDVPNHKIQLTGGSDFADGRGHIVVSGEYFTQDGKDSIDRDWNESGFFQINNPAYDGVNGEPSRLVTSGVGESYLSPGGLIGSGPFRGTYFGTMDPDTGLASLGQLNFGSVSGPWMEGGDYLYTRQGHVGSNSLANDEERISIFGRASFEISPAFEVFVQASYNRFEGLSYYQQTPTSATSFALDNAFLPPSFVSMVNDFNATNDPAVSGIDDLTSVTVGTSNAGIPAAGGNNVRSVQRYVIGVNGYFGIGSVDLDWDAYFQHGATDTDEQLVNTWMNSRIAAMQDAVFTGSGAIECRVNTDADPANDLAGCVPLNRIGVGGVTQEALDFLFEVYPSREQYIRQDVWAANLATSNLFETWEGPVSVAIGAEYREDSVDGYVDPINFERFLYGNYRVTAGSVNVKEAYAETLVPLGLGLEFNGAVRFTDYSLSGSVTTWKLGLIWEPTADLRFRGTISRDIRAPNLNELFDAGTARTNSVIVPGAGGGRSDQFVQNLTGSTDLSPEEAETYGIGVVYSPAFIPGLTMAVDYFDISIEDAIGFVSAQTTVNLCYEQSQQFFCDNIRYANGSTTDIEFVDLAPFNFASQTARGVDFEIGYTAPVGPGTLNLRGLATYYIENVSDNGIDAPNDVAGVNAFGGIPSFTYRVSAIYGFDSGFTASFVGRGFSDGKYDNDYIECAATCPASDPLGVARTINTNSIDGTFYLDANFNYDFTLGPVDATAMLGVKNVLDRDPVLVGNGPNGNNTPAYPQTNRALYDTLGRTFRLGLRIRY; encoded by the coding sequence ATGAAGTACAAAGTACAGCGAAATCGGGCGTGTCGGCTTAGGCTGCTGGCAGGGACATGCGGCATCATGTTCGCCATGCAGCTTGCCCCAACCACGGCGTGGGCCGACGAGACTGATCTGGAAGATAGAACAGAAGTCGCTGACCAGACCCCGGTTCAGAATTCTGAAGATGACGTAGCAATCGTCGTTACCGGCTCTCGCATCGTGCGCGATGGCGGGAATGCCCCCACGCCTGTCAGCGTGATAAGCAGCGAGGAGATAAATCTCGAAGCACCGGCCAATGTGGCCGATTTCGTGAATACCCTGCCGTCAGTCAGCGGCAGTCAAACTCCGGTTTCCAATTCTGGCAGCCTGTCCAACGGACAATCGGGCATCAGTGCCCTCAATCTCCGCTCACTTGGTCAAAACCGCACTCTTGTCCTGCTGGACGGCCAACGATCAGTCGGCTCAACCTCTACCGGCCTGGTCGACATAAATACCTTTCCGCAAGCGCTGATCGAACGGGTGGAGGTGGTTACGGGCGGCGCGTCGTCCGTTTACGGATCTGACGCAGTGGCGGGTGTCGTCAACTTCATTCTCAAGAAGGACTTCGAGGGGATCGAGGCGAATTACGAGTATGGCGTCACCACCTATAGCGACGTACCTAATCACAAGATCCAGCTGACTGGTGGCTCCGACTTTGCCGATGGACGCGGCCATATTGTGGTGAGTGGTGAATATTTTACCCAGGACGGTAAGGATTCCATTGATCGGGACTGGAACGAGAGTGGTTTTTTCCAGATCAACAATCCCGCCTATGATGGAGTGAACGGCGAACCGTCGCGTCTGGTGACATCCGGTGTAGGTGAAAGCTACCTTTCGCCCGGTGGCCTAATTGGCAGCGGCCCGTTTCGCGGCACCTATTTCGGCACCATGGATCCCGACACGGGGCTTGCCTCGCTAGGCCAGCTAAATTTCGGATCGGTCAGCGGCCCGTGGATGGAAGGCGGGGACTATTTATATACCCGTCAGGGTCATGTCGGCTCCAACTCGCTTGCCAATGATGAGGAACGTATCAGTATCTTTGGCCGGGCGAGCTTCGAAATCTCTCCGGCATTCGAAGTCTTTGTGCAGGCATCATATAATCGATTTGAGGGGCTGAGCTACTATCAGCAGACGCCCACCTCCGCGACCAGCTTCGCCCTCGACAACGCTTTTCTACCCCCGTCTTTTGTCAGCATGGTGAATGATTTCAACGCGACAAACGATCCTGCTGTATCCGGAATAGACGACCTTACCTCGGTCACCGTGGGAACATCCAATGCCGGTATCCCCGCAGCAGGTGGGAACAATGTTCGCAGCGTTCAGCGCTATGTGATCGGTGTCAACGGCTACTTCGGAATTGGAAGCGTCGATCTGGATTGGGATGCCTATTTCCAACACGGCGCCACGGATACCGATGAACAACTCGTCAATACCTGGATGAATTCGCGCATCGCAGCCATGCAGGATGCCGTCTTTACCGGGTCGGGCGCGATCGAATGCCGCGTCAATACCGATGCCGATCCTGCGAACGACCTGGCTGGATGCGTTCCGTTGAACCGGATCGGCGTCGGCGGAGTGACGCAGGAAGCGCTCGATTTCCTGTTCGAAGTTTATCCTTCGCGAGAACAATATATTCGTCAGGATGTATGGGCAGCCAACCTGGCAACATCAAACCTGTTCGAAACATGGGAAGGCCCGGTTTCGGTAGCCATTGGCGCTGAATATCGCGAGGATTCGGTGGATGGTTACGTTGACCCCATCAATTTCGAGAGGTTCCTCTACGGCAATTATCGGGTGACCGCCGGATCGGTGAATGTGAAGGAGGCTTATGCCGAAACACTTGTGCCATTGGGGCTGGGCCTGGAATTCAACGGTGCAGTGCGCTTCACTGACTACTCTCTTTCGGGATCTGTGACCACTTGGAAGCTGGGGCTGATTTGGGAACCCACCGCCGACCTGCGCTTTCGCGGGACAATTTCCCGCGATATCCGCGCGCCCAATCTCAACGAATTGTTCGATGCAGGGACTGCCAGGACCAATTCGGTGATTGTTCCGGGTGCGGGCGGCGGGCGCTCCGACCAGTTCGTTCAAAATCTGACCGGAAGCACCGATCTTTCACCGGAAGAGGCCGAAACCTATGGCATTGGTGTGGTCTACTCACCGGCTTTTATACCGGGCCTAACGATGGCGGTGGATTATTTCGACATCTCCATAGAGGATGCCATTGGCTTTGTTTCGGCCCAGACCACGGTCAATCTGTGCTATGAACAGTCACAACAGTTTTTCTGCGACAATATTCGCTACGCCAATGGCTCCACCACGGACATTGAATTCGTCGATCTGGCGCCTTTCAACTTCGCTAGCCAAACGGCCCGGGGCGTAGATTTTGAAATCGGCTATACCGCTCCTGTGGGGCCGGGCACGCTCAATCTGCGGGGGCTGGCGACCTATTACATTGAAAACGTCAGCGACAACGGCATTGATGCCCCCAACGATGTGGCCGGCGTAAACGCTTTTGGGGGCATTCCATCCTTCACCTATCGCGTTTCGGCAATTTACGGTTTCGACAGTGGCTTTACCGCCAGCTTTGTCGGGCGTGGATTCAGCGACGGCAAGTATGACAATGATTATATTGAATGCGCCGCGACCTGTCCTGCAAGCGATCCACTGGGGGTTGCCCGCACCATTAACACCAACAGCATAGACGGCACCTTCTACCTCGATGCCAATTTCAACTATGATTTCACACTCGGACCGGTCGATGCAACTGCAATGCTCGGGGTGAAGAATGTTCTCGATCGCGATCCCGTGCTCGTCGGGAATGGTCCAAACGGCAACAATACCCCAGCATATCCTCAGACCAACCGCGCACTTTACGATACGCTTGGCCGTACCTTTCGGCTTGGCCTGAGAATAAGATATTGA